From Draconibacterium halophilum, one genomic window encodes:
- a CDS encoding glycosyltransferase codes for MFADRYLEKNQHKILIDELPEAATGIIVVIPCLRETELTNTLNSLNECDLPKCRVEVILLINQSEVANADTIRLNTQTKAEADKWIAENPKSGIRFYTVGPVNLKKKWAGAGLARKKGMDEAISRFNTNDRKDGILVSLDADTLLAKNYLVELEKHFNEHPKQVGATLAFEHQKQQLGEKHREGIDLYELYLDYYKRALHFSGYPHSLFTIGSAFAVTAEAYVKRGGMNRRQAGEDFYFLQNLVQMGKVGEITSTKVYPSARLSNRVPFGTGPILQKWMKGRRT; via the coding sequence ATGTTTGCCGATAGATATCTGGAAAAGAATCAGCACAAAATCCTCATTGATGAGTTGCCGGAAGCAGCAACGGGAATAATTGTCGTTATTCCGTGTTTGCGAGAAACGGAGTTGACGAATACATTGAACTCACTGAATGAATGTGATTTGCCGAAGTGTAGAGTTGAAGTTATTTTGCTTATCAACCAATCAGAAGTGGCTAATGCAGACACTATCCGCTTAAACACACAAACAAAAGCTGAGGCCGATAAATGGATAGCGGAGAACCCAAAAAGCGGCATTCGGTTTTATACCGTTGGTCCGGTTAACCTGAAAAAGAAGTGGGCCGGAGCCGGACTTGCACGTAAAAAGGGGATGGATGAAGCCATCAGTAGATTCAACACCAACGATCGAAAAGATGGAATTCTGGTGTCGCTTGATGCTGATACACTGCTGGCAAAAAACTATTTGGTTGAGCTGGAAAAGCATTTCAACGAACATCCAAAACAGGTGGGAGCAACACTGGCCTTTGAACACCAAAAACAACAGTTGGGTGAAAAACATCGCGAGGGTATTGATCTTTACGAACTTTACCTTGATTATTACAAAAGGGCACTACATTTTTCCGGTTATCCGCATTCGCTGTTTACCATCGGATCGGCATTTGCCGTTACCGCCGAAGCATACGTAAAACGCGGAGGAATGAACAGAAGGCAGGCAGGTGAAGATTTTTACTTTTTGCAAAACCTGGTGCAAATGGGTAAGGTTGGAGAAATTACGTCAACAAAAGTTTATCCTTCGGCACGCCTTTCTAATCGCGTTCCTTTTGGTACCGGCCCCATTTTGCAAAAATGGATGAAAGGGAGGAGGACCTGA
- a CDS encoding proline dehydrogenase family protein: protein MLNKLIANILPYMPKKLVWVFSKRYIAGESMEEGLLASKLLNEKGIEVTVDILGEFISTLDEAKKNRDEYLEVIERFTSENVKGNFSIKPTMFGILIDKEVCYNFLREVIQFAAQKDSFIRIDMEDSQCVDMELDIFRRLRNEFPKHVGLVLQAYLRRTESDLIALNDLNNENYPISFRLCKGIYVEPENIAFKEYDEVRQHFLTDLKYMFENKMYVGIATHDRYLVEQSMQIIREMNIPKDMYEFQMLYGVTPELRQSIVNDGHHMRVYVPFGEKWFNYSTRRLKENPKMAQHIIKALFIRG, encoded by the coding sequence ATGTTGAATAAGTTAATAGCAAATATACTGCCTTACATGCCTAAAAAACTGGTTTGGGTATTCTCGAAGCGTTACATTGCCGGCGAATCGATGGAAGAAGGTTTGCTTGCCTCGAAGCTCCTCAACGAAAAAGGGATTGAAGTCACTGTCGACATTTTAGGTGAATTTATTAGTACACTTGACGAAGCAAAAAAGAACCGAGACGAATACCTGGAAGTGATAGAGCGTTTTACTTCTGAAAATGTAAAAGGCAACTTCTCGATAAAACCAACCATGTTTGGAATACTTATCGATAAAGAGGTGTGTTACAACTTCCTTCGCGAGGTTATACAGTTTGCTGCACAAAAAGATTCTTTCATTCGTATTGACATGGAAGACTCGCAATGTGTTGACATGGAACTGGATATTTTTCGCCGGTTAAGGAACGAATTTCCAAAACATGTGGGTTTAGTGCTTCAGGCTTATTTACGTCGCACCGAAAGCGATTTGATTGCACTGAACGATCTGAACAACGAAAATTACCCGATTAGCTTCAGGCTGTGTAAAGGAATTTATGTTGAACCTGAAAACATCGCTTTTAAAGAATACGACGAGGTTCGCCAGCATTTCCTGACGGATTTAAAATACATGTTTGAAAATAAAATGTATGTGGGAATTGCCACGCACGATAGATACCTGGTTGAGCAATCGATGCAAATAATTCGGGAAATGAACATCCCGAAAGATATGTACGAATTTCAGATGCTTTACGGGGTAACACCCGAATTGCGCCAATCAATTGTTAACGACGGACACCACATGCGGGTTTATGTTCCATTTGGCGAAAAATGGTTTAACTACTCAACCAGGAGATTAAAAGAGAATCCGAAAATGGCTCAACATATAATTAAGGCACTTTTTATTAGGGGTTAA
- a CDS encoding Gfo/Idh/MocA family protein produces MKKTTRRTFLKSATTAGVGAAIIPHMISCSPNDRLNFAVIGVGGRGHASWSQVPSESIVAMCDVDDRMSAKGYEACPNAKKYKDFRLMFDEMANQIDAVIIATPDHTHFPAAMAAMELGKHVFVEKPLAHNIWQLRTLKKAAKHYGIVSQMGNQGHTTNGIRLVKEWYEAGVLGEVKEVIAWQGKIDFEKDIYFAKPNSFPPQKDAIPEGLNWDLWQGPVSERPFNNLYAPRTWRGFYDYGNGKLGDWCCHTLDAPFWSLDMGLPHTVDAQIKDPVPDHSFVAQESVVTWQFGARGNKAPLTMKWLEGFDKPELKPEWGLTELPDRGMIMIGDKNTLYTGGRPNNPRLLMPEEEWQDFLKNAPEKTIPRVGEEQPVQEWIDAIKNDSLPGSNFDYASSLMEMAQVGVLAQRFGGTINYDAKNMKATDRPELDKYIKEPVRKGWSYGENL; encoded by the coding sequence ATGAAAAAAACTACAAGAAGAACTTTTTTGAAATCAGCCACTACTGCTGGTGTTGGAGCCGCAATCATTCCACATATGATTAGCTGTTCGCCGAATGATCGTTTAAATTTTGCTGTGATTGGAGTTGGCGGACGAGGACATGCAAGTTGGAGCCAGGTTCCCAGTGAAAGTATCGTTGCCATGTGTGATGTTGACGACAGAATGTCGGCAAAAGGATACGAGGCCTGCCCGAATGCAAAAAAGTACAAGGATTTTAGGTTAATGTTTGATGAAATGGCAAATCAAATTGATGCCGTTATTATTGCAACACCTGATCACACACATTTTCCTGCGGCCATGGCAGCAATGGAACTGGGGAAGCATGTGTTTGTAGAAAAGCCATTGGCGCATAACATCTGGCAATTGCGTACACTAAAAAAAGCAGCCAAACACTATGGAATCGTGTCGCAAATGGGTAATCAGGGTCATACAACAAATGGTATCAGGCTTGTAAAAGAATGGTACGAAGCCGGAGTACTTGGAGAAGTTAAAGAAGTTATTGCCTGGCAAGGTAAAATAGATTTCGAAAAAGATATCTACTTCGCAAAACCGAATTCATTCCCACCACAAAAAGATGCCATTCCCGAAGGACTGAACTGGGATTTATGGCAAGGACCTGTTTCGGAACGCCCATTTAACAATTTATACGCCCCCCGAACCTGGAGAGGATTTTACGATTACGGAAATGGGAAACTTGGTGACTGGTGTTGCCATACGCTTGATGCTCCTTTCTGGTCTCTGGATATGGGTTTGCCGCACACCGTTGATGCGCAAATTAAAGATCCGGTACCGGATCATAGTTTTGTCGCTCAGGAATCAGTCGTTACATGGCAGTTTGGAGCCAGAGGCAACAAAGCTCCACTGACAATGAAATGGCTTGAAGGTTTTGATAAACCAGAGTTAAAACCAGAATGGGGATTAACAGAATTACCGGATCGTGGAATGATTATGATTGGAGACAAAAACACTCTATATACGGGTGGTAGACCCAATAATCCCAGATTATTAATGCCCGAAGAAGAATGGCAGGATTTTTTGAAGAATGCCCCGGAGAAAACCATTCCTCGTGTTGGCGAAGAACAACCCGTGCAAGAATGGATTGACGCCATTAAGAATGATAGCTTGCCTGGTTCTAATTTCGATTACGCTTCTAGTCTTATGGAAATGGCACAGGTTGGTGTATTGGCGCAACGTTTTGGTGGCACAATTAATTACGATGCTAAAAACATGAAAGCCACAGATCGTCCTGAATTGGATAAGTACATTAAAGAGCCTGTTCGCAAAGGTTGGTCTTATGGCGAAAACTTATAG
- a CDS encoding OmpH family outer membrane protein, whose translation MKGTSLVVSVVLFVAVAVLYVLHFTGNGASEGTEIKAAAGTGGDLKIAYIKADSVLLNYDLSQDLHEEFTNQQEAYTTEYGTKRQSFEKDAAAFQEKLQRGGFLTEQRAVQERDRLLGKEQEIQKLDQELSTKLAKIQQDNNNKILDNMMDYLERYNEKAGYDYILNGANVLIGPETTNITAEVLKALNEEYDVAKTE comes from the coding sequence ATGAAAGGAACATCGTTAGTAGTTAGTGTAGTGCTTTTTGTTGCAGTTGCAGTATTGTACGTTTTGCATTTTACTGGAAACGGAGCAAGTGAAGGAACCGAAATAAAAGCTGCAGCCGGAACAGGTGGCGATTTGAAAATCGCTTATATAAAAGCTGATTCGGTGCTTTTAAATTACGACTTGTCGCAAGATTTGCACGAAGAGTTTACAAATCAGCAGGAAGCTTATACAACTGAATACGGAACAAAACGTCAGTCGTTTGAAAAGGATGCAGCAGCTTTCCAGGAAAAATTACAACGTGGAGGCTTTTTAACAGAACAACGTGCTGTACAAGAACGCGATCGTTTATTGGGTAAAGAGCAGGAAATTCAGAAACTGGATCAGGAGTTGTCTACTAAACTAGCTAAAATTCAACAGGATAACAATAATAAAATCCTCGACAATATGATGGATTACCTGGAGCGTTACAACGAAAAAGCCGGTTACGATTACATTTTAAATGGCGCAAATGTTTTAATTGGGCCTGAGACAACTAATATTACTGCCGAAGTATTAAAGGCATTGAACGAAGAATATGACGTTGCAAAAACAGAATAA
- a CDS encoding YfcC family protein: MHVKKVPHTYVIIFFLIVICAVLTWLIPGGEFERESVVVNGVERSVIQTGSFHKTDSQLQTWQVFSSFFDGFLRTSNIIALILLIGGSFWILNDSKSIDIGIFTFLKRIKRLEQIKVLAFVGVHNIVLISIMTIFSLFGAIFGMSEETIAFTIIFVPLAISMGYDSIVGVSLCFIAAAMGFAGAFLNPFTIGVAQGLSHIPLFSGLEYRILMWVVINFFGFAFILRYAAKIKKNPAKSVVYEDDAYWRSRNETTAVEIEKINPRAAWFALTVISVALIVFSFTIPQSSIAIGNNMFNIPAIPVATVFFIVMGILTLWRSVQYFILTLLTFTIVFLVIGVMGHGWYIKEIATIFLAMGIFAGIAANKSPNSITKLFLDGAKDILPAALIVGLARGIVVILEDGQIIDTILFYVSNSMQSFGEVGTVGIMYLIQTMLNVFIPSGSGQAALTIPIMSQISDLIGISRQTTVVIFQLGDGFTNMITPTSGVLIGVLGVARIPYEKWFKWAASFTLMLIVIGFLLILPTVFMDLNGF; this comes from the coding sequence TTGCATGTTAAAAAAGTTCCGCATACCTACGTTATTATATTTTTCCTGATTGTTATTTGTGCTGTACTTACATGGCTAATCCCCGGTGGCGAGTTTGAGCGCGAAAGTGTGGTTGTTAATGGTGTTGAACGCAGTGTCATACAAACCGGATCGTTTCATAAAACCGACAGCCAGTTACAAACCTGGCAGGTTTTTTCTTCCTTTTTTGATGGCTTTTTACGCACCTCAAATATTATAGCACTTATTTTACTGATTGGTGGTTCGTTTTGGATTCTTAACGACAGCAAATCCATCGATATTGGCATCTTCACCTTTCTTAAACGTATAAAACGGTTGGAGCAAATAAAAGTGCTGGCCTTTGTTGGCGTACACAATATTGTGTTGATTTCTATAATGACGATCTTCAGTCTGTTTGGAGCAATTTTTGGCATGAGTGAAGAAACCATTGCTTTCACCATCATTTTTGTTCCGCTTGCCATATCAATGGGCTACGATTCGATTGTTGGTGTCTCCCTGTGTTTTATAGCTGCTGCCATGGGTTTTGCCGGTGCCTTTTTAAACCCGTTTACCATTGGTGTTGCGCAGGGACTTTCGCATATTCCTTTGTTTTCAGGTTTGGAATACCGCATATTGATGTGGGTAGTTATTAACTTCTTTGGCTTTGCGTTTATTCTGCGTTATGCCGCCAAAATTAAGAAAAATCCTGCAAAATCAGTTGTATACGAGGACGATGCTTACTGGCGATCGAGAAATGAAACCACAGCAGTAGAAATCGAAAAGATAAATCCCAGGGCAGCCTGGTTTGCACTGACTGTAATTTCTGTTGCTTTAATCGTTTTTTCTTTTACTATCCCCCAAAGTTCAATTGCTATTGGCAATAATATGTTTAATATTCCGGCCATTCCGGTGGCTACCGTATTTTTTATAGTAATGGGAATTTTAACACTGTGGCGCTCGGTGCAATATTTTATCTTAACCCTGCTCACCTTTACCATTGTATTCCTGGTAATTGGTGTGATGGGGCACGGCTGGTACATTAAAGAAATTGCAACTATTTTTCTTGCCATGGGAATATTTGCCGGCATTGCGGCCAACAAGTCGCCCAACAGCATTACCAAACTGTTTTTAGATGGCGCCAAAGATATTCTTCCGGCCGCATTGATTGTGGGTTTAGCCCGTGGAATAGTGGTTATTCTTGAAGACGGTCAGATTATCGATACCATATTATTCTATGTTTCCAACTCGATGCAAAGTTTTGGTGAAGTAGGAACCGTGGGAATTATGTACCTGATACAAACCATGCTGAATGTGTTTATCCCCTCCGGATCGGGACAGGCGGCATTAACCATTCCAATTATGTCGCAAATTTCTGATTTAATTGGAATTTCGCGCCAGACTACTGTTGTGATTTTTCAACTTGGAGACGGATTTACCAACATGATTACTCCCACCAGTGGCGTGTTAATTGGTGTTTTGGGAGTGGCACGTATTCCCTACGAAAAGTGGTTTAAGTGGGCTGCTTCATTTACTTTAATGCTTATTGTTATTGGCTTTCTACTGATATTGCCAACTGTTTTTATGGATTTAAATGGGTTTTAG
- a CDS encoding GntR family transcriptional regulator → MSIKFTIEKNSSVLKFQQLVDAILDSISRNELKEGDMLPSVNQIMKDCKLSRDTVFKAYAELKKRNVVESVPNRGYFVTRKITKVFLFLDTFKAYKEVLYHSILNHLPKNISVDLHFHHYNIDLFDKIITESVGRYTKYIVMNFDHKKVKNVIDKIPEEQLLIIDWQIHGEEKSSVYQNFGEAVYNCLDKNLNAISKYKRFTLFYPDFTYHPHEVVDNFERFGKDHNTNHRIITTFEEFDLQEGDLYLLVSDRTLAGFLDQCSEKGFEPGREVGVISYNETPMKKYVKEGITVISTDFNLMGQKAAEFVLKGKPINIEVPTTLKLRSSL, encoded by the coding sequence ATGAGCATCAAATTTACGATTGAAAAGAACTCAAGTGTTCTGAAATTTCAACAACTGGTTGACGCTATTCTCGACTCTATAAGCAGAAACGAGCTAAAAGAAGGCGACATGCTTCCTTCTGTAAATCAGATTATGAAGGATTGCAAACTCTCGAGAGACACTGTTTTTAAAGCTTACGCCGAACTAAAAAAACGAAACGTAGTAGAATCGGTTCCGAACCGGGGCTATTTTGTTACCCGAAAAATTACCAAGGTATTTTTGTTTCTCGACACGTTTAAGGCCTACAAAGAAGTGCTTTACCACTCTATTTTAAATCATTTACCAAAAAATATTAGTGTCGATCTGCACTTTCATCATTACAACATCGACCTTTTCGATAAGATTATTACCGAAAGTGTGGGGCGTTATACCAAATATATTGTAATGAATTTCGACCACAAAAAGGTGAAAAATGTTATTGATAAAATTCCGGAAGAGCAATTGCTTATTATCGACTGGCAAATTCATGGTGAAGAGAAATCGAGTGTTTACCAGAATTTTGGCGAAGCCGTTTACAATTGTCTCGATAAAAATTTAAATGCCATTTCGAAATACAAACGCTTTACACTTTTTTACCCGGACTTTACTTATCACCCGCACGAAGTTGTAGATAACTTCGAACGTTTTGGTAAAGACCATAACACCAACCACCGGATTATTACAACTTTTGAGGAGTTTGATTTGCAGGAAGGCGATTTATACTTATTGGTGAGCGACCGCACGCTGGCAGGTTTTCTCGACCAGTGCTCTGAAAAAGGATTTGAACCGGGACGCGAGGTTGGCGTGATTTCCTATAACGAAACTCCAATGAAAAAATACGTTAAGGAAGGAATAACCGTCATATCTACCGATTTTAACCTGATGGGCCAAAAAGCCGCCGAATTCGTACTGAAAGGCAAGCCCATAAATATTGAGGTTCCAACCACCTTAAAACTCAGGTCGTCGCTATAA
- a CDS encoding class I SAM-dependent methyltransferase, protein MSKDNSSIHEFDLNLICEYFSHLERQGPGSPEVTTKALSFIEDLSENAKIADLGCGTGGQTMILAQHTPGQISGLDLFPTFIDLFNKNAEELNLQERVKGLVGSMDQLPFQPEELDLIWSEGAIYNIGFERGLREWKKFLKPGGYVAVSEASWFTGERPQEIHDFWMDAYPGIDTIPNKVAQMQQAGYLPVASFILPDNCWIEHFYMLQTKAQKVFLKKHAGNKTAEGFVANQRREKKLYNKYKDFYGYVFYIGKKI, encoded by the coding sequence ATGAGTAAGGATAATTCATCTATACACGAATTCGATTTAAATTTAATTTGCGAATATTTTTCACACCTCGAACGCCAGGGACCGGGCAGTCCGGAAGTAACGACTAAAGCTTTGAGTTTTATCGAGGATCTTAGCGAAAATGCAAAAATTGCTGACCTGGGTTGTGGCACCGGTGGGCAAACTATGATTTTAGCGCAACATACGCCGGGGCAAATATCGGGACTCGATCTCTTCCCCACTTTTATCGACCTGTTTAATAAAAATGCTGAAGAGCTTAATTTACAGGAGCGCGTTAAAGGATTAGTTGGTTCGATGGACCAGCTGCCATTTCAGCCTGAGGAGCTGGATTTAATCTGGTCGGAAGGTGCCATTTACAACATTGGTTTTGAACGCGGCCTGCGCGAATGGAAAAAGTTTCTGAAGCCGGGAGGATATGTAGCCGTGAGTGAAGCATCGTGGTTCACCGGGGAGCGTCCCCAGGAAATCCATGATTTCTGGATGGATGCCTATCCCGGAATCGATACTATCCCGAATAAAGTAGCACAAATGCAACAAGCTGGTTATTTACCAGTGGCTTCTTTTATTTTGCCCGACAACTGCTGGATTGAGCATTTTTATATGCTACAAACTAAAGCGCAAAAAGTTTTCCTGAAAAAACATGCCGGTAATAAAACCGCTGAAGGTTTTGTTGCCAACCAACGGCGCGAAAAGAAACTGTATAACAAATACAAGGACTTTTATGGATATGTGTTTTATATTGGAAAGAAGATTTAG
- a CDS encoding DUF362 domain-containing protein: MAYKISDECIACGTCIDECPVDAIAEGDIYTIDAELCTDCGSCAEVCPVEAIAIEE; this comes from the coding sequence ATGGCATACAAAATTTCAGATGAATGTATTGCATGCGGTACTTGTATCGATGAGTGCCCAGTTGACGCTATTGCGGAAGGTGATATCTATACCATCGATGCAGAGCTTTGCACTGACTGTGGATCATGCGCAGAAGTTTGTCCGGTTGAGGCAATTGCTATTGAAGAATAG
- a CDS encoding nitroreductase family protein: MIKELIARNRSYRRFDEAVKISSEQILKWIDLARLSGSGRNAQPLQFAVVTNSELCAKIFPYLGWAGYLSNWKGPAEGERPVAYIAVIKNREIADNHYCDDGIAMQSILLGAVEAGFGGCMIGSVNKAKVAKLLGLEERHELLWIIALGKPTEIVVIDEAENGNIKYWRDEKSVHHVPKRPINEIVILTDKNA, from the coding sequence ATGATCAAAGAACTTATAGCCCGTAATCGCAGCTATCGCCGGTTTGATGAGGCAGTAAAAATATCTTCGGAACAAATACTAAAATGGATTGATTTGGCACGACTTTCGGGCAGTGGACGAAATGCACAGCCGCTACAATTTGCAGTTGTTACCAATAGCGAACTTTGTGCAAAAATCTTCCCTTACCTGGGGTGGGCCGGTTATTTGTCGAACTGGAAAGGCCCGGCAGAAGGGGAGCGGCCTGTTGCTTATATTGCGGTTATCAAGAATAGAGAAATTGCTGATAACCATTACTGCGATGATGGAATTGCCATGCAAAGTATTTTATTGGGAGCAGTTGAGGCTGGTTTTGGCGGGTGTATGATTGGTTCGGTAAACAAAGCTAAAGTTGCAAAACTGTTAGGTTTGGAAGAAAGGCACGAGTTGTTATGGATTATTGCCCTTGGGAAACCAACAGAAATAGTAGTTATTGATGAGGCGGAGAATGGTAACATAAAATACTGGCGTGATGAAAAAAGTGTCCATCATGTGCCTAAACGACCGATTAATGAAATCGTTATTTTAACAGATAAAAATGCATAA
- a CDS encoding xylulokinase — MHLLGLDIGSSSVKVSLIEANNGNVVASSFYPKQEMKITAHQAGWAEQEPELWWKNLRLALAEVLSTANINKESIESIGISYQMHGLVMVDKNQEVLRPSIIWCDSRAAVYGDKAFDEIGGQRCLTNLLNSPGNFTASKLKWVKENEPETFAKVDKIMLPGDYIAMKLTGETQTTISGLSEGIMWNFKDNDLATVLFDNYGFSADIIPEIVPTFAPSGQISAKTAAELGLSTKTKVSYRAGDQPNNALSLNVLNPGEIATTAGTSGVVYGVSKEIKYDPQSRVNTFAHVNHTPEDPRLGVLLCINGTGILNAWMKRMVAEDLSYEAMNDLASKIAIGSDGISILPFGNGAERVLQNKNIGSQFSGVNFNIHGKGHLLRAAQEGIVFSFKYGMDIMKNIGIDASVIKAGKANMFLSPIFRETLAGISGATIELYNTDGSVGAARGAGVGSGYYKSFNEAFSNLKKLDVIEPDTQKVAAYQEAYENWKSELEKVLL; from the coding sequence ATGCACTTATTAGGACTCGACATTGGAAGCTCTTCAGTAAAAGTTTCTTTAATTGAAGCAAACAACGGAAATGTAGTAGCTTCATCGTTTTACCCAAAACAGGAAATGAAAATTACTGCACACCAAGCAGGATGGGCAGAACAAGAGCCTGAACTGTGGTGGAAAAACCTAAGGCTGGCATTGGCCGAAGTACTTTCAACGGCTAATATTAACAAAGAAAGTATTGAGTCGATTGGTATTTCGTATCAAATGCATGGTTTGGTAATGGTAGACAAAAATCAGGAAGTTTTGCGCCCGTCGATTATTTGGTGCGACAGCCGCGCTGCTGTTTATGGCGACAAAGCTTTTGACGAAATTGGTGGCCAGCGGTGTTTAACTAACCTGTTAAACTCGCCGGGTAATTTTACTGCATCAAAATTAAAATGGGTAAAGGAAAACGAGCCGGAAACTTTTGCTAAGGTTGACAAAATTATGCTTCCGGGTGATTATATTGCCATGAAACTTACCGGCGAAACACAAACAACCATTAGTGGTCTTTCCGAAGGAATAATGTGGAATTTCAAAGATAACGATCTGGCAACAGTGTTGTTCGACAACTATGGTTTTTCTGCTGATATCATTCCTGAGATTGTACCAACATTTGCCCCATCGGGCCAGATAAGTGCAAAAACGGCCGCCGAGCTTGGGCTATCAACAAAAACAAAAGTAAGCTACCGTGCCGGCGACCAACCCAACAATGCACTTTCGCTTAATGTTTTGAATCCGGGAGAAATTGCAACAACGGCAGGAACTTCTGGAGTAGTTTATGGTGTTAGCAAGGAAATTAAATACGATCCGCAATCGCGCGTGAATACTTTTGCTCATGTTAATCATACTCCGGAAGATCCAAGACTGGGTGTTTTGTTGTGTATTAACGGAACAGGAATTTTAAATGCCTGGATGAAACGAATGGTTGCTGAAGATCTTTCGTATGAAGCGATGAATGACCTGGCTTCCAAAATTGCAATCGGTTCCGACGGTATCTCAATCCTACCCTTTGGAAATGGAGCAGAACGTGTTCTTCAGAACAAAAATATTGGTTCGCAATTCTCGGGAGTCAACTTTAACATTCACGGAAAAGGCCACTTGCTGCGTGCGGCGCAGGAAGGCATTGTATTCTCGTTTAAATACGGAATGGACATCATGAAAAATATTGGAATCGATGCATCGGTCATAAAAGCCGGAAAAGCCAATATGTTTCTCAGTCCTATTTTCAGAGAAACGCTGGCCGGAATTTCGGGTGCAACCATCGAACTTTATAATACCGACGGATCGGTTGGTGCAGCGCGTGGAGCAGGTGTAGGATCGGGTTATTACAAATCGTTTAACGAGGCTTTCTCGAACCTGAAAAAGCTGGATGTAATTGAACCAGACACACAAAAAGTTGCGGCTTACCAGGAAGCTTACGAAAACTGGAAATCAGAACTTGAAAAAGTACTTTTGTAA
- the xylA gene encoding xylose isomerase — protein MEVLKGNKEYFKGIDQIKFEGPDSKNPLAFKWYDENRVVAGKTMKDHLRFAVAYWHTFCGTGEDPFGPGTQIFPWVGAADKMDAAKEKMDAAFEFITKLGAPFYCFHDTDVAGDGTVFEIEKRLEKLVEIAKQKQADSGAKLLWGTANVFSNSRYMNGASTNPDFNVVANAAVQVKNAIDATIALGGTGYTFWGGREGYMSLHNTDTKRELAHLGEFLRMARDYGRKQGFKGSFFIEPKPMEPTKHQYDYDAQTVIAFLKANGLENDFKLNIEVNHATLAGHTFTHDLRMSTDAGLLGSIDANKGDYQNGWDTDEFPTSIYEVTEAMLEILPAGGFTEGGINFDAKTRRNSTDLEDIFIAHIGGMDVFARALVIADKILNDSQYCAMRAARYASFDEGKGAEFETGKLTIEDMYAIAKEVGEPAQISGKQEMIEQLINWYL, from the coding sequence ATGGAAGTTTTAAAAGGAAACAAAGAGTATTTTAAAGGTATCGATCAAATTAAATTCGAAGGTCCTGATTCAAAAAATCCGTTGGCCTTTAAATGGTACGACGAGAACAGAGTTGTTGCAGGAAAAACAATGAAAGACCACTTGCGTTTTGCGGTTGCTTACTGGCATACGTTCTGTGGAACAGGTGAAGACCCATTCGGGCCAGGAACACAGATTTTCCCGTGGGTTGGAGCTGCCGATAAGATGGATGCTGCCAAAGAGAAAATGGATGCCGCTTTTGAATTTATAACAAAATTGGGAGCTCCATTCTATTGTTTCCACGACACTGACGTTGCAGGTGACGGTACTGTTTTCGAGATTGAAAAACGATTGGAAAAACTGGTGGAGATTGCCAAACAAAAACAAGCTGATTCAGGCGCTAAGTTATTGTGGGGAACAGCCAATGTTTTTAGTAATTCGCGTTATATGAACGGGGCATCAACAAACCCTGATTTTAATGTGGTTGCGAATGCTGCCGTTCAGGTTAAAAATGCTATCGATGCTACCATTGCCCTGGGCGGCACGGGTTATACTTTCTGGGGAGGCCGTGAGGGTTACATGAGCCTGCACAATACCGATACAAAACGCGAACTGGCACACCTTGGAGAATTCCTTCGTATGGCACGCGATTATGGTCGCAAACAAGGTTTTAAAGGTTCTTTCTTTATCGAGCCAAAACCAATGGAGCCAACTAAGCACCAGTACGATTACGATGCACAAACAGTTATCGCATTCCTAAAAGCCAATGGCCTGGAAAATGACTTTAAACTAAATATTGAAGTAAACCACGCTACACTTGCCGGTCATACGTTTACGCACGACCTGAGAATGTCGACCGATGCCGGTTTACTTGGATCGATTGATGCAAATAAAGGTGACTATCAAAACGGATGGGATACAGATGAATTCCCAACAAGCATTTACGAAGTTACCGAGGCCATGCTCGAAATTCTTCCTGCCGGAGGGTTTACAGAAGGCGGTATTAACTTTGATGCCAAAACACGCCGTAACTCAACCGATCTTGAAGATATCTTTATCGCACACATTGGTGGTATGGACGTATTTGCGCGTGCCCTTGTAATTGCCGACAAAATTCTGAACGACTCGCAATACTGCGCTATGCGTGCTGCACGTTATGCTTCGTTCGACGAAGGTAAAGGTGCCGAATTTGAAACCGGTAAATTAACCATCGAAGATATGTACGCCATTGCAAAAGAAGTTGGCGAACCAGCTCAGATCAGTGGAAAACAAGAAATGATCGAACAATTGATTAACTGGTATTTATAG